In Gammaproteobacteria bacterium, one DNA window encodes the following:
- the rpsM gene encoding 30S ribosomal protein S13, whose translation MARIAGINIPNHQHVGIALTAIYGIGRTSSKNICRAVGIEVDKKLKDLSEEQIDSLRDHIGKITTEGDLRREISMNIKRLMDLGCYRGLRHKRGLPVRGQRTRTNARTRKGPRKVIRAR comes from the coding sequence ATGGCACGTATAGCCGGCATAAATATCCCTAATCATCAACATGTTGGTATTGCCCTTACAGCAATTTATGGCATTGGAAGAACGAGTTCTAAGAATATTTGCCGTGCAGTGGGAATTGAGGTTGATAAAAAGCTTAAAGATCTTTCTGAAGAGCAGATCGATAGCTTACGAGATCACATCGGGAAGATTACGACCGAAGGCGATTTGCGACGTGAGATTTCAATGAATATTAAAAGACTCATGGACTTAGGGTGTTACAGAGGGCTAAGGCATAAACGCGGTCTTCCTGTTCGCGGGCAGAGAACTAGAACAAATGCACGAACCAGAAAAGGGCCAAGAAAAGTTATACGCGCGCGATAA
- the rplX gene encoding 50S ribosomal protein L24: MRKIRKGDDVIVIAGKDKGKRGTVLRAIKTDRLIIQGINLVKKHQKPNPATGVTGGITSKEASIHISNVAIYNFTSKKADRVGFKFSVNNKVRIFKSTNEQIEG, translated from the coding sequence ATGCGAAAAATACGGAAAGGCGATGATGTTATTGTTATTGCGGGAAAAGATAAGGGAAAAAGAGGAACAGTACTTCGCGCAATAAAAACTGATCGGTTGATAATTCAAGGTATTAATTTGGTTAAGAAACATCAAAAGCCAAATCCGGCAACAGGTGTTACAGGCGGAATCACAAGTAAAGAAGCATCGATACACATATCGAATGTAGCAATTTATAATTTTACATCCAAAAAAGCAGATAGGGTTGGTTTCAAATTTTCCGTGAATAACAAGGTGCGCATTTTTAAATCAACTAATGAGCAGATTGAAGGATAA
- the secY gene encoding preprotein translocase subunit SecY, whose amino-acid sequence MSNFSVDKFADLKRRLWFLLFALIVYRIGAHVPVPGIDPIVLKDLFDSQESSVLGMFNMFSGGALSRFSIFALGIMPYISASIIMQLGTVAIPFLETLKKEGESGRRKITQYTRYGTVILALIQSYGISIALQSQEGLVINPDVMFIITTVITLVTGTIFLMWLGEQITERGIGNGISLIIFAGIAAGLPSAIGGTLDLVSNGSMHFLIALGIFGAAAFVTGIVVFVEKGQRRILVNYAKRQVGQKVYGGQSSHLPLKLNMPGVIPPIFASSIILFPATLAGWFANNESVTWLKDISSALSPGQPIYVILYAVMIIFFCFFYTALVFNPKETAENLKKSGAFIPGIRPGDQTTRYIEKIMLRLTLSGSIYVTLVCLLPEFLILKWNVPFYFGGTSLLIIVIVTMDFMSQVQSHIMSSQYDSLLKKTNFKSNNSNIKLPAR is encoded by the coding sequence ATGTCGAATTTTTCTGTGGATAAATTTGCAGATCTTAAGCGTCGCTTATGGTTTTTATTATTTGCGCTAATAGTATATAGAATTGGAGCCCATGTTCCTGTGCCAGGAATAGATCCAATAGTTTTAAAAGATTTATTTGATTCCCAAGAAAGTAGTGTACTCGGAATGTTTAATATGTTCTCAGGAGGAGCGCTTTCTAGATTTTCAATTTTCGCGCTTGGTATAATGCCCTATATATCAGCATCGATTATTATGCAGCTCGGAACAGTTGCTATTCCTTTTCTAGAAACCTTGAAAAAAGAAGGTGAAAGTGGAAGAAGAAAAATTACTCAATATACGAGATACGGCACTGTTATTTTAGCTTTAATTCAAAGTTACGGTATTTCAATAGCTTTACAATCTCAAGAAGGCTTAGTGATAAATCCAGATGTTATGTTTATAATCACAACAGTGATAACTTTAGTGACCGGAACAATTTTTTTGATGTGGTTGGGTGAGCAAATCACGGAACGTGGCATAGGAAATGGAATTTCATTAATTATCTTCGCTGGAATAGCTGCAGGATTACCAAGTGCAATTGGTGGAACCTTAGATTTGGTAAGCAATGGTTCGATGCATTTCTTAATAGCATTAGGTATATTCGGTGCTGCAGCTTTTGTTACAGGAATCGTAGTTTTCGTTGAAAAGGGGCAAAGAAGAATTTTAGTAAATTATGCTAAAAGGCAAGTTGGACAAAAAGTTTATGGTGGACAGAGTTCGCATTTACCCCTAAAGCTCAATATGCCTGGAGTAATACCTCCAATATTTGCTTCAAGTATAATTTTATTTCCTGCCACTTTAGCTGGATGGTTTGCAAATAATGAATCGGTTACATGGCTAAAAGATATTAGCTCTGCACTCTCGCCTGGTCAACCTATTTATGTAATATTATATGCAGTAATGATAATTTTCTTTTGCTTTTTCTATACTGCGCTTGTATTTAATCCGAAAGAGACAGCAGAGAATCTTAAAAAAAGTGGTGCTTTTATCCCTGGTATAAGGCCAGGAGATCAAACAACGCGTTATATTGAGAAAATAATGCTGCGCCTAACTTTGTCGGGTTCTATTTATGTTACCTTGGTTTGTTTGTTACCGGAATTTTTAATCTTGAAGTGGAATGTTCCATTTTATTTTGGGGGAACCTCTCTTCTCATTATAGTGATAGTAACTATGGATTTTATGTCACAAGTTCAATCACATATCATGTCATCTCAATACGATAGCTTACTAAAAAAGACAAATTTTAAAAGCAATAATAGTAATATAAAATTACCAGCACGATAA
- the rpmJ gene encoding 50S ribosomal protein L36, with product MKVNASVKKLCRNCKIILRNRIVRVLCKDPRHKQRQG from the coding sequence ATGAAAGTAAACGCGTCTGTAAAAAAACTTTGTAGAAATTGCAAAATTATTCTCCGTAATCGCATAGTCCGCGTACTATGCAAAGATCCAAGGCATAAGCAACGCCAAGGTTAG
- the rpsH gene encoding 30S ribosomal protein S8 has product MSMSDPVADMLTRIRNAQLAKKQTVNMTNSHLKSAIASVLKDEGYINDFVITGKNNKSTLEIVLKYHANLAVIEKIKRISKPGLRIYKSSKNLPSVMNGLGIAIVSTSQGVMTQNKARALGIGGELLCTVV; this is encoded by the coding sequence ATGAGTATGAGCGATCCTGTTGCAGATATGTTAACTAGAATTAGAAATGCACAGTTAGCAAAAAAGCAAACTGTAAATATGACGAATTCGCATTTAAAATCTGCAATTGCGAGTGTATTGAAAGATGAAGGCTACATCAATGATTTTGTTATAACAGGCAAAAATAATAAAAGCACACTAGAGATAGTTCTCAAATATCATGCGAATTTGGCAGTAATTGAGAAAATAAAAAGAATAAGCAAGCCTGGATTGAGGATATATAAATCTAGTAAAAACTTGCCAAGCGTGATGAATGGATTGGGTATAGCGATAGTTTCTACGTCGCAGGGTGTAATGACACAAAATAAAGCAAGAGCTTTAGGTATTGGTGGCGAGCTTTTGTGTACAGTTGTTTAG
- the infA gene encoding translation initiation factor IF-1 → MAKEDTIQMQGEVLETLPNATFRVKLENGHIVLGHISGKMRMHYIRILPGDKVTVDLTPYDLTKARITFRAK, encoded by the coding sequence ATGGCGAAAGAAGATACAATACAAATGCAGGGTGAGGTACTCGAAACGCTGCCTAACGCAACTTTTAGAGTAAAGTTAGAAAATGGACATATAGTTTTGGGGCATATTTCCGGGAAAATGCGAATGCACTATATTAGAATTTTACCTGGAGACAAAGTTACTGTTGATTTAACACCATATGATCTTACAAAGGCAAGAATAACTTTTCGAGCGAAATAA
- the rplQ gene encoding 50S ribosomal protein L17, producing MRHNNAFRKLNRTSSHRSAMFRNMSNSLLRHEVITTTLPKAKELRRYIEPVITLGKKSTLLNRRIAFNKLRDRDNVTKLFAELGPRYVSRPGGYVRILKYGYRNGDNSPMALVELVDRPADELSADSELI from the coding sequence ATGCGTCATAATAATGCATTTAGAAAACTTAATCGAACAAGTAGTCATAGATCAGCAATGTTTCGAAATATGAGTAATTCACTGCTAAGACATGAAGTTATAACAACTACTTTGCCTAAGGCAAAAGAGCTTAGAAGATATATTGAACCTGTAATAACTTTAGGGAAGAAATCAACATTACTAAATCGGCGCATAGCTTTCAACAAACTTCGTGATCGAGATAATGTAACCAAATTATTTGCAGAATTAGGGCCTAGATATGTTAGCCGGCCTGGTGGTTATGTAAGAATTCTTAAATATGGTTATAGAAATGGTGATAATTCACCGATGGCTTTAGTGGAACTCGTTGATCGACCTGCTGATGAGCTTAGTGCTGATAGCGAATTGATTTGA
- the rplF gene encoding 50S ribosomal protein L6, with amino-acid sequence MSRVSSNPIRVPSNVEIRIVEDDIHIKGPLGTLQFSIADNLLFDLSESILRIKVKSESQQANAISGTTRAIVANMIYGVSIGFEKKLQLVGVGYRAQATADKLNLTLGFSHPIDFEIPGGIKIETPTQTEIIIKGIDKQKVGQVAADIRAYRKPEPYKGKGIRYSDEVIALKETKKK; translated from the coding sequence ATGTCACGAGTTAGTAGCAATCCAATACGTGTTCCATCAAATGTAGAAATTCGTATAGTAGAGGATGATATTCACATAAAAGGACCATTGGGAACTCTGCAATTCTCAATAGCAGATAATCTTTTATTTGATCTGTCAGAAAGCATTTTAAGAATAAAAGTAAAATCTGAATCTCAGCAAGCGAATGCAATTTCTGGGACCACTAGAGCAATTGTAGCCAATATGATATATGGAGTCTCGATTGGATTTGAGAAGAAACTTCAATTGGTTGGCGTAGGATATAGGGCGCAGGCTACAGCAGATAAGTTGAATCTTACTTTAGGTTTCTCCCATCCGATCGACTTTGAAATTCCTGGCGGAATCAAAATTGAAACTCCTACACAAACAGAAATAATTATTAAAGGTATTGATAAGCAAAAAGTAGGGCAAGTTGCTGCGGATATAAGAGCCTACAGAAAACCGGAACCTTATAAAGGTAAAGGGATTCGTTATTCAGATGAAGTGATTGCTCTCAAAGAAACGAAGAAAAAATAA
- the rplO gene encoding 50S ribosomal protein L15, producing MHLNTIKPADGSKKNRQRLGRGIGSGFGKTGGRGHKGQKSRSGGFHKVGFEGGQMPIQRRLPKRGFSNFRNRQISFNLRLSDLNNIPETEVSLASLKINNIVPKTIKKIKVFKSGNCKKLLSFKDIVVSKGVLNMIQVSD from the coding sequence ATGCATTTAAATACAATTAAACCAGCTGATGGCTCGAAGAAAAATAGACAAAGATTAGGACGTGGCATAGGCTCAGGATTTGGTAAAACAGGCGGAAGAGGGCATAAAGGGCAAAAATCTAGATCTGGTGGGTTTCATAAAGTAGGATTTGAAGGTGGGCAGATGCCAATTCAAAGACGTTTGCCAAAAAGAGGCTTCTCGAATTTTAGAAATCGCCAAATTTCATTTAACCTAAGATTAAGTGATTTGAATAATATTCCCGAGACCGAAGTTAGCTTGGCATCTCTTAAAATAAATAATATTGTGCCTAAGACTATTAAGAAAATTAAGGTATTTAAATCTGGTAATTGCAAAAAATTATTGAGTTTTAAAGATATCGTAGTCAGTAAAGGTGTGTTAAATATGATACAGGTATCAGATTGA
- the rplE gene encoding 50S ribosomal protein L5, translating to MARLQDYYRNTIKKELMEQFGYKSSMEVPYISKITLNIGLGEATTDKKIVENAISDIKKICGQQPVVTKAKKSIATFKVRKDYPIGCMVTLRKIRMYEFLDRLITIAIPRIRDFRGISGRAFDGRGNYNMGIKEQIIFPEIDYDKIDALRGMNISITTTAKSDKEAKALLTAFNFPFKN from the coding sequence ATGGCTCGTTTGCAAGACTATTATCGGAACACTATTAAAAAAGAATTGATGGAACAATTTGGATATAAATCTAGTATGGAAGTGCCTTATATTAGCAAAATAACACTTAATATTGGACTTGGTGAAGCAACAACGGATAAGAAAATAGTTGAGAACGCAATTTCTGATATAAAAAAGATTTGTGGTCAGCAACCTGTGGTGACGAAGGCAAAAAAATCAATAGCGACATTTAAAGTAAGAAAAGATTATCCAATTGGATGCATGGTTACCCTGCGAAAAATTAGAATGTATGAATTTCTCGATAGACTGATTACAATTGCAATTCCTAGAATACGCGATTTTAGAGGGATATCAGGAAGGGCTTTTGATGGGAGAGGTAATTACAATATGGGAATTAAAGAGCAGATTATTTTTCCTGAAATTGATTATGATAAAATCGATGCTTTACGTGGTATGAATATATCTATTACTACTACTGCTAAGAGCGATAAAGAAGCAAAAGCTTTGTTGACTGCATTTAATTTTCCTTTTAAGAATTGA
- the rpsD gene encoding 30S ribosomal protein S4 — protein sequence MARNLAPKCKQCRREGEKLFLKGEKCFTDKCAIERRNYPPGQHGQKKGRLSDYGNQLREKQKVKRIYGVLEKQFRNIYYFADKQRGITGDNLLQRLESRLDNVTYHMGFGSSRSEARQIVRHNCILVNGRRVNIPSYLVKMGDVVEVDKKAKNHLRIKTSVEAANNRNFPSWIEVNVKEMKGTYKAKPDRTELPATINESLIIELYSK from the coding sequence TTGGCTAGAAACCTTGCACCAAAATGTAAACAATGTCGACGGGAGGGTGAAAAATTATTTTTGAAGGGTGAAAAATGCTTTACAGACAAATGTGCGATAGAGCGAAGAAATTACCCACCAGGTCAACATGGGCAAAAAAAAGGTAGATTGTCAGATTATGGAAACCAACTCCGTGAAAAACAAAAAGTAAAAAGAATATATGGTGTACTCGAAAAGCAATTCAGAAATATATATTATTTCGCGGATAAGCAACGAGGCATAACTGGTGATAATTTGCTTCAACGCTTAGAAAGTCGTCTCGATAATGTCACATATCATATGGGTTTTGGTTCATCAAGAAGTGAAGCGAGGCAGATCGTTAGACATAATTGTATTCTGGTAAATGGTCGTCGTGTTAATATTCCTTCTTATCTAGTAAAAATGGGTGATGTTGTAGAAGTAGACAAAAAAGCAAAAAATCATTTGCGCATAAAAACATCTGTTGAAGCAGCTAATAATAGAAATTTTCCTTCGTGGATTGAAGTAAATGTTAAGGAAATGAAGGGTACGTATAAAGCAAAACCGGATCGCACAGAGCTACCTGCTACGATCAATGAATCATTAATCATTGAATTATATTCTAAGTGA
- the rplR gene encoding 50S ribosomal protein L18: protein MNSKSKRIKRSKKTRAIIAKLGLIRLSVHKSNSHIYAQLIDDKNNKVITSASTLEPEIRAEISSGGNTKAASLVGKRIADKGIKLGIATIAFDRSGYKYHGRVKALADAARESGLRF, encoded by the coding sequence ATGAACTCAAAAAGTAAGCGTATCAAGAGATCTAAAAAAACTAGAGCGATTATAGCTAAATTAGGTTTAATAAGATTATCTGTTCATAAAAGTAATTCGCATATATATGCACAGTTAATTGATGATAAAAATAATAAAGTAATTACAAGTGCATCTACTTTGGAACCTGAGATACGTGCTGAAATAAGTTCAGGAGGTAACACCAAAGCAGCATCTCTTGTTGGAAAACGAATAGCAGATAAGGGCATAAAATTAGGAATAGCAACTATTGCATTTGATCGATCTGGATATAAATATCATGGACGAGTTAAGGCGTTAGCTGACGCAGCTCGTGAAAGTGGCTTAAGATTTTAA
- a CDS encoding biotin--[acetyl-CoA-carboxylase] ligase — MNKDKILRFTSNSLFTFDLNIFNIIDSTNSFILKNFHRLRLDSDRIPVVAAEIQTKGRGRVGRSWYSELGSGLTFSLLWRFRNGIAELAGLSLAIGIAIVRVLRSFSIGQVKLKWPNDILYNNCKLGGILIELRGKVTGPSYAVIGIGINFDLSPSLKSIIQQDITDLYQITGKHFDRNVILSALLLELCDILSNFEVHGFSFFKDEWINYHAYHGKHVKLILPNNLTVSGKVDNVNSDGSISLLTFAGRRSYSVGDISMRLTD; from the coding sequence TTGAATAAAGATAAAATCCTCAGATTTACATCAAATTCTTTATTCACTTTTGATCTGAATATTTTCAATATCATAGATTCTACAAATAGCTTTATATTGAAAAATTTCCATAGACTTCGGTTAGATAGCGATAGAATTCCTGTTGTAGCAGCTGAAATCCAAACAAAAGGGCGTGGTCGAGTAGGTCGATCATGGTACAGTGAGCTTGGAAGTGGGCTTACATTTTCTTTATTATGGCGCTTTAGGAATGGCATAGCCGAATTAGCAGGACTTAGTTTGGCGATTGGTATTGCAATTGTTCGAGTTTTGAGATCCTTCTCAATAGGTCAAGTAAAGCTTAAGTGGCCTAATGACATCCTTTACAATAACTGTAAATTAGGTGGCATATTAATTGAGCTTCGTGGAAAAGTGACTGGACCCTCTTATGCAGTCATCGGCATTGGTATCAATTTTGATCTCTCACCTTCCCTAAAATCTATTATTCAACAAGATATTACGGATTTATATCAAATCACTGGGAAGCATTTCGATCGCAATGTAATTTTGAGTGCATTGCTCCTAGAATTATGCGACATCTTGTCAAATTTTGAAGTGCATGGGTTCTCATTTTTCAAAGATGAATGGATTAATTATCATGCATATCATGGTAAACATGTTAAGCTGATTCTTCCTAATAATTTGACAGTTTCCGGTAAAGTGGACAATGTAAATTCCGATGGATCAATTAGTTTGCTAACTTTTGCTGGCCGACGCTCATATAGTGTTGGTGACATTTCAATGCGATTGACTGATTAG
- a CDS encoding type III pantothenate kinase: MPAILAIDSGNSFVKWGFYDNDHWLMQNKINYESISFLRNEFSKLPEPDVIIISHVARSKTKNEIFTMISFWNVRTIWLQSSLSRCGVLNGYLNPEQLGSDRWAALIAAWQLQREACLVINVGTAVTIDALSDSGEFFGGIILPGVLLMQNSLCAETQLSQIKAGSYEDFPGSTNNAIQSGIIQCLVGAIERMHDLLSKKTRHAVKSCIISGGAAPLLLPFIKFPINAVDNLVLEGLILIAKDDLRRQKSAISEGTR; encoded by the coding sequence ATGCCTGCTATATTAGCAATTGACTCTGGTAATTCTTTTGTTAAGTGGGGATTTTATGATAATGATCATTGGTTAATGCAAAATAAGATCAATTACGAAAGCATTTCGTTTTTGAGGAATGAATTTAGCAAACTGCCGGAACCTGATGTTATTATAATTTCTCATGTCGCACGTAGCAAAACAAAAAACGAGATCTTTACAATGATTTCGTTTTGGAATGTGCGAACTATATGGCTTCAGTCTAGCTTATCTCGATGTGGTGTTCTGAATGGCTATTTAAATCCCGAGCAGTTAGGAAGTGATCGTTGGGCAGCTTTAATTGCGGCATGGCAGCTTCAGCGTGAAGCTTGCTTAGTGATTAATGTCGGAACTGCAGTGACCATTGATGCACTTTCAGATTCTGGTGAATTTTTTGGCGGTATCATACTACCTGGTGTGCTCTTGATGCAGAATAGCTTGTGCGCAGAAACTCAATTAAGTCAAATTAAAGCCGGTTCTTACGAAGATTTTCCTGGCAGTACTAATAATGCGATTCAAAGTGGAATTATTCAGTGCCTAGTTGGTGCAATTGAACGAATGCATGATCTTTTATCAAAGAAAACACGTCATGCCGTCAAAAGCTGTATTATAAGCGGTGGAGCTGCGCCTCTCTTACTTCCATTTATTAAGTTTCCAATTAATGCTGTTGATAATTTAGTATTGGAAGGATTGATTCTAATTGCTAAAGATGACCTGCGCAGACAAAAGTCAGCAATTTCGGAAGGCACGCGATGA
- the rpmD gene encoding 50S ribosomal protein L30: MTDSKVKETIKITLVKSVIGTKKTHKATIYGLGLRKLNSSSELVNTPEIRGMIKKINYLIKIN, encoded by the coding sequence ATGACTGACAGTAAAGTAAAAGAGACCATAAAAATTACTCTTGTTAAAAGTGTTATAGGTACGAAAAAAACACATAAAGCAACTATCTATGGTCTCGGATTAAGAAAATTAAATAGCTCTTCTGAACTTGTAAATACGCCTGAAATTCGCGGAATGATTAAAAAGATTAACTATTTAATTAAGATAAATTAA
- the rpsN gene encoding 30S ribosomal protein S14, whose product MAKIAIINRNEKRQETVNKFASKRKKLYEKINNSALSDDERFLARQELQKLPRDSSPVRLRNRCSLTGRPRGVYSKFGLGRNKLRDMAMSGKIPGLIKASW is encoded by the coding sequence ATGGCGAAGATTGCGATTATCAATCGAAATGAAAAAAGGCAAGAAACAGTTAATAAATTTGCTTCAAAAAGAAAAAAACTGTATGAAAAAATAAATAATTCTGCTCTAAGTGATGATGAACGTTTTTTAGCACGCCAAGAATTACAAAAACTTCCTAGAGATTCAAGCCCTGTTCGCTTAAGAAATCGTTGTTCTCTAACAGGAAGACCAAGAGGAGTTTATTCTAAATTTGGATTGGGAAGAAATAAATTAAGAGATATGGCTATGAGTGGAAAAATTCCTGGACTCATAAAAGCTAGTTGGTAA
- the rpsK gene encoding 30S ribosomal protein S11, protein MVKAVSRLRKKIKKNVSEGIAHIHASFNNTIVTITDRQGNALSWATSGGAGFKGSRKSTPFAAQIAAENASKIAIDCGVKNLEVKVKGPGPGRDSAVRALNAAGFKITSISDVTPVPHNGCRPPKKRRI, encoded by the coding sequence ATGGTTAAAGCAGTTTCGCGATTGCGAAAAAAAATCAAAAAAAATGTTTCTGAAGGTATAGCACACATTCATGCATCTTTCAATAATACGATAGTGACAATAACAGACAGGCAAGGAAATGCTTTGTCTTGGGCAACTTCAGGCGGCGCCGGTTTTAAAGGATCACGGAAGAGTACGCCATTCGCAGCGCAAATTGCTGCAGAGAATGCTAGCAAAATTGCTATCGATTGTGGCGTTAAGAATCTTGAAGTAAAAGTAAAAGGACCAGGCCCTGGACGAGATTCGGCCGTTAGAGCCTTGAATGCTGCTGGTTTCAAAATTACCAGTATTTCAGACGTTACACCTGTTCCACATAATGGATGTCGTCCACCAAAAAAACGACGTATTTGA
- the rpsE gene encoding 30S ribosomal protein S5 produces the protein MNVKAMGTEENSDDLREKMVAINRVTKVVKGGRILGFAALTVVGDGDGGVGMGKGKSREVPVAVQKAMDEARRRMIKIKLKNGTIYHPITASHGAAKIYMQPAPEGTGIIAGGPMRAIFEVMGMTNILAKCIGSTNPYNVVRATLKGLTQMNTPANIAAKRNKSIKEIMGQGND, from the coding sequence ATGAATGTTAAAGCGATGGGAACAGAAGAAAATAGCGACGATCTGCGTGAAAAGATGGTTGCTATCAATAGAGTGACTAAAGTCGTGAAGGGTGGTCGTATTTTAGGATTTGCTGCCTTAACTGTTGTGGGCGATGGTGATGGTGGTGTCGGTATGGGAAAAGGAAAGTCAAGAGAAGTACCGGTTGCTGTTCAAAAAGCTATGGATGAAGCGCGGCGGAGAATGATAAAAATAAAATTAAAGAATGGAACGATTTATCATCCTATAACTGCTTCACATGGAGCAGCAAAAATATATATGCAACCTGCTCCAGAAGGCACTGGTATAATTGCGGGTGGTCCGATGAGAGCTATTTTTGAAGTGATGGGTATGACTAATATATTGGCAAAATGTATTGGCTCGACTAATCCGTATAATGTAGTAAGGGCTACACTTAAAGGTTTAACTCAAATGAATACACCGGCCAATATTGCAGCAAAACGTAATAAATCTATAAAAGAAATAATGGGACAAGGTAATGACTGA
- the rpoA gene encoding DNA-directed RNA polymerase subunit alpha, giving the protein MLGTELLTPRIIDVQNISPLHARVIMEPFERGYGHTLGNALRRILLSSMFGFAPTEVKIAGVVHEYSALDGVQEDLVDILLNIKGIVLKLHNNEQTTLYLRKSGKGTVTAGDIDTGHDVEIINPEHIIAHLTSDNTIEIELKVEKGRGFIPASTRKNINIEKDIGTIFLDASFSPIRRVSYTVESARVEQRTDLDKLIIDLETNGVVEPEEAIRYAARVLVQQLSVFADLESTPIPKEKPQAPQIDPILLRPVDDLELTVRSANCLKVENIYYIGDLIQRTEAELLRTPNLGRKSLNEIKEVLAARELTLGMKLDNWPPANLESVSKDQNHAS; this is encoded by the coding sequence ATGCTCGGAACGGAGCTACTTACTCCCCGGATTATTGATGTTCAGAATATATCACCACTTCATGCTAGAGTAATCATGGAGCCCTTTGAAAGGGGATATGGCCATACTTTGGGAAATGCATTGAGAAGAATACTGTTATCCTCAATGTTTGGTTTTGCTCCAACAGAGGTTAAAATTGCTGGCGTTGTTCATGAGTATTCTGCTTTGGATGGTGTGCAGGAAGATCTTGTAGATATTTTGTTAAATATTAAGGGTATAGTTTTAAAGTTACACAATAATGAACAAACTACTTTATATCTAAGGAAATCTGGAAAAGGAACTGTAACAGCAGGTGATATAGATACTGGGCATGATGTTGAAATAATAAATCCTGAGCATATCATCGCGCATTTGACTTCTGATAATACTATAGAAATTGAATTGAAAGTTGAAAAGGGTAGAGGATTTATACCTGCTTCAACTAGAAAGAACATAAATATAGAGAAGGATATTGGAACAATTTTTCTTGATGCTTCTTTCAGCCCTATTAGACGAGTAAGTTACACGGTTGAAAGCGCGCGTGTTGAGCAAAGGACTGATTTAGATAAATTGATAATTGATCTGGAAACCAATGGAGTGGTCGAGCCTGAAGAAGCTATTCGTTATGCAGCTAGAGTATTAGTTCAACAATTGTCAGTGTTCGCGGATCTGGAAAGTACTCCTATACCAAAAGAAAAACCACAAGCACCTCAAATTGATCCTATTTTACTCCGACCAGTTGATGATCTTGAACTAACAGTGAGATCTGCAAATTGCTTGAAAGTGGAAAATATTTATTATATAGGCGACCTAATTCAACGCACAGAAGCTGAATTGTTGAGAACACCTAATTTAGGAAGAAAATCTCTTAATGAAATTAAAGAAGTATTAGCTGCACGTGAGTTAACACTTGGAATGAAATTAGATAATTGGCCGCCAGCAAATTTAGAAAGTGTATCTAAGGATCAAAATCATGCGTCATAA
- the rplN gene encoding 50S ribosomal protein L14, producing the protein MIQMQSILRVADNTGARSLMCIKVLGGSKRQYAGIGDIIKVSIKDAAPRGRVKKGEVYNAVVVRTAKGVRRVDGSLLKFDENAAVLLNNKLEPIGTRIFGPVTRELRNARFMKIVSLAPEVL; encoded by the coding sequence ATGATACAAATGCAATCGATATTACGAGTTGCTGATAATACAGGCGCTAGATCGCTAATGTGTATCAAAGTCCTCGGGGGCTCAAAAAGACAATATGCTGGTATTGGAGATATTATTAAAGTCAGTATCAAAGATGCAGCGCCTCGAGGAAGAGTAAAAAAAGGTGAGGTCTATAATGCGGTAGTAGTTCGAACTGCGAAAGGTGTCAGACGAGTAGACGGTTCATTATTAAAATTTGATGAAAATGCTGCGGTGCTTTTGAATAATAAATTAGAGCCAATTGGAACGCGTATATTTGGTCCAGTTACAAGAGAATTGCGTAATGCTCGTTTTATGAAAATAGTATCGCTTGCTCCAGAAGTTTTGTAG